The Patescibacteria group bacterium genome includes the window TCTAGCTTGAGCTGAGGCAGCCCGGCCTGAGTAGGCGCATTGCCGTCTCTGTCTACAGGCCCGCTACCAGATATAATAAGTACCGCCGGTAGGCTTTGGCTTGAATCTTTTGGTAGCCTAATACTGCCGTGCAGCTCAATACCGCTAGGCGTACTAAAAACCACATCTTTGTCTGGCTCGATAGTTATGGGAGCTGATTTGTTTGCTTGGGATTTATTCATATACTTAATTATTACCTTATATATATTATAGTCGCCAGATTTATTAAAAAGGCCAAAAAGCCAAAATATACTAGTAGGTTATCGTGACCGCTTTTCGAATATAATGCTTGGCCTTGAGCTCATCAAGTATAAAGCGCGCTACATCTTTGCGGGAAATATGTGGGTCGAGGCCAAATTTGATAGACTCACCGGCTCGGTAGTGCCCTGTGGCTGGGCCAGAAGTAAGCCGAATTGGCCGTATGATTGTGTAGTCTAGGCCCGAGCTAGCTACGATTTTTTCCATTTTGTCTTTATCTTTTGACATTGGCCCCAGTAAAGTTTTGTGAATTAGCTTGTAGTAAAAGGGCAAGCTCTGCCAAGAATCTGCCGCACCAAAAGCCGACTGAGTGATGAGCCGTTT containing:
- a CDS encoding NAD(P)H-binding protein is translated as MKLCIFGASGKTGVEVAILASQAGYSITACDMHKNPKLEGLKNLEFIELSVLDSKQVSDAMKGAEAVISELGVKIGSSEPVLSQGNKNIVSAMQKLKIKRLITQSAFGAADSWQSLPFYYKLIHKTLLGPMSKDKDKMEKIVASSGLDYTIIRPIRLTSGPATGHYRAGESIKFGLDPHISRKDVARFILDELKAKHYIRKAVTITY